From one Cyprinus carpio isolate SPL01 chromosome B3, ASM1834038v1, whole genome shotgun sequence genomic stretch:
- the LOC109082722 gene encoding patched domain-containing protein 3-like, producing the protein MAKCKTDCIERPLALAFAALGCFVGRHPCVFILSTLCVAAVLGAGFMFLKEMKANDIEDQFTPVNGPAKMERAIVVENFPQSEEFSQLRLASEGTYASLIITDLHGKNILTEAAFKDIIELDKQVKSIEIGNTFENLCAKTKGRCISNTILDILNYNATKVVSSVITYPMNNGKFLGASIGGVELKPNGSEITSAKAVRLFYFLDEEKTNETSDWLNGFLKLLSNYTEQKMVHVSYFTSVSRQNELETNSKSVIPLFSFTYFLAITISVLSCSRLDCVRTKVWVATFGVLSAGLAVLASFGLLLFCGMPFAMTVASAPFLILGVGVDDMFIMISSWQKTEVDKDVEVRLAETYKEAGVSITITTLTDVLAFYIGLLTPFRSVQSFCMYTSTALLFCYIFNITFFGACLALNGRREKGNRHWLTCMKVPEATGDDNVCCAGGAYDKDTRKEFEMPVDSFFKNYYAPFLTRVWVKMLVCLIYAGYLAVSIYGCFQIQEGLDLKHLAADGSYVGDYYDNDDEFFSDFGPNVMLVIKDEHFQYWNPTARKSLDLCLENFQNLTMADSGIPPVSWLNAYMQFGQRAGFNLDNEMQFKKILTAFLTRSGFSQDVNFTNDQIHASRVFIQTVNIRTAIDEKNMLNAFRETAEKCGKLQTPVDLIVYHPAFIYFDQYAVIISNTIQNIVVATCAMLVISLLLIPNPLCSLWVTFSIASVIVGVAGFMALWDVSLDSVSMINLVICIGFSVDFSAHISYAFVSSEKSSANEKVADAINKLGYPIVQGAMSTIAGVVVLAAAKSYIFRTFFKIMFLVILFGAVHGIVFIPVFLTFLGTCKSHEKKQLDLTEHSDVIVYTNHKLVSQNECPDSEYELNLRF; encoded by the exons ATGGCAAAGTGCAAAACGGATTGCATCGAAAGGCCTCTGGCCCTGGCCTTTGCAGCACTTGGTTGTTTTGTTGGTAGACATCCATGCGTGTTTATTTTATCAACTCTATGTGTAGCTGCTGTCCTTGGAGCTGGTTTCATGTTTCTTAAGGAGATGAAGGCAAATGATATTGAAGACCAATTCACGCCTGTCAATGGACCTGCCAAGATGGAGAGGGCGATTGTGGTGGAAAACTTCCCCCAGTCTGAAGAGTTTTCTCAGTTACGGCTTGCGTCTGAAGGCACTTATGCCTCTTTGATCATCACAGACTTGCATGGAAAAAATATCTTAACTGAAGCagcttttaaagacattattgaGTTGGACAAACAAGTGAAAAGTATAGAGATAGGAAACACTTTTGAGAACCTCTGTGCCAAAACAAAGGGAAGGTGCATATCAAATacaattttagacattttaaattacaatgcTACTAAAGTAGTTTCCTCAGTTATAACGTATCCGATGAATAATGGAAAATTTTTGGGAGCAAGTATTGGTGGTGTAGAGCTAAAGCCAAATGGCTCAGAGATAACCAGTGCAAAAGCGGTCaggcttttttattttctagATGAGGAGAAGACAAATGAAACCTCTGACTGGCTTAATGGCTTTCTTAAACTCCTCTCAAACTACACAGAACAGAAAATG GTCCATGTGTCTTACTTTACATCAGTATCAAGACAGAATGAGTTGGAGACCAATTCCAAGTCTGTCATCCCCCTCTTCTCTTTTACGTATTTCCTGGCCATTACAATTTCAGTTCTTTCTTGTTCAAG GTTAGACTGCGTCAGGACAAAGGTGTGGGTGGCCACGTTCGGCGTCCTCTCCGCTGGTTTGGCGGTGTTGGCCAGCTTTGGACTGCTGCTGTTTTGTGGGATGCCATTTGCCATGACTGTGGCCTCAGCCCCCTTTCTGATTCTTG GTGTTGGTGTCGATGATATGTTCATTATGATCTCCAGCTGGCAGAAGACTGAAGTTGATAAAGACGTTGAGGTTCGCTTAGCAGAAACGTATAAGGAGGCCGGCGTGTCCATCACGATCACCACTCTGACGGATGTGCTGGCTTTCTACATCGGTCTCCTCACTCCGTTCCGCTCGGTTCAGTCTTTCTGCATGTACACCAGCACAGCTCTTCTGTTCTGCTACATCTTCAACATCACCTTCTTTGGCGCGTGTCTTGCACTGAATGGAAGACGAGAGAAAGGCAACAGACACTGGCTGACCTGCATGAAAGTCCCAGAAGCCACCGGTGATGATAATGTTTGTTGTGCTGGTGGGGCGTATGATAAAGACACACGTAAGGAATTTGAAATGCCAGTGGATTCATTCTTTAAAAACTATTACGCCCCTTTCCTGACAAGAGTGTGGGTTAAGATGCTCGTGTGTCTGATCTATGCTGGCTATTTGGCAGTCAGTATTTATGGATGCTTCCAAATACAGGAAGGTCTAGATCTGAAACATTTAGCGGCAGATGGCTCATATGTTGGTGATTACTATGACAATGATGATGAGTTCTTCTCTGATTTTGGTCCTAATGTCATGTTAGTTATAAAGGATGAGCATTTTCAGTACTGGAACCCAACTGCCCGCAAAAGTCTTGACTTGTGTTTGGAAAATTTTCAAAATCTGACAATGGCAGATTCAGGCATTCCACCTGTTTCTTGGCTAAATGCATACATGCAGTTTGGACAGCGTGCTGGTTTCAATTTAGACAATGAAATGCAATTCAAAAAAATTTTAACTGCATTTCTTACTCGGTCTGGTTTTAGCCAAGATGTTAATTTCACTAACGATCAAATTCATGCATCACGTGTATTCATTCAAACGGTGAACATCCGCACAGCGATCGATGAGAAGAACATGCTGAATGCGTTTAGAGAAACCGCAGAAAAATGTGGGAAGTTGCAGACACCAGTTGATCTGATTGTGTACCACCCTGCGTTCATCTATTTCGACCAATATGCCGTCATCATCAGTAATACAATCCAAAATATAGTAGTTGCTACATGTGCGATGTTAGTTATTTCACTCCTGCTGATCCCAAACCCTCTTTGCTCTCTCTGGGTGACATTTTCCATCGCATCTGTCATCGTGGGTGTGGCCGGTTTCATGGCATTATGGGATGTTAGTTTAGACTCCGTGTCTATGATTAATCTTGTTATCTGTATTGGGTTTTCTGTGGACTTCTCTGCTCACATATCCTATGCTTTTGTGTCAAGTGAAAAATCCTCAGCAAATGAGAAGGTTGCGGATGCCATTAATAAACTGGGCTATCCGATCGTTCAGGGTGCCATGTCCACCATCGCAGGTGTGGTGGTGCTCGCGGCTGCCAAAAGCTACATCTTTAGGACATTCTTTAAAATCATGTTCTTAGTCATTCTGTTTGGGGCCGTCCATGGCATCGTATTCATTCCCGTGTTCCTCACCTTCCTTGGCACTTgtaaaagtcatgaaaaaaaacaactagaTCTAACAGAACACAGTGACGTGATTGTCTATACTAACCATAAGCTTGTGAGTCAGAATGAATGTCCTGATTCTGAATATGAACTAAACTTACGTTTCTGA